From Klebsiella electrica, the proteins below share one genomic window:
- the cyoA gene encoding cytochrome o ubiquinol oxidase subunit II encodes MRLRKYNKSLGWMSLIAGTVLLSGCDSALLDPKGQIGLEQRSLILTAFGLMMIVVIPAVLMAVGFAWKYRASNKDAKYSPNWSHSNKVEAVVWTVPILIILFLAVLTWKTTHALEPSKPLAHEEKPIVIEVVSMDWKWFFIYPEQGIATVNEIAFPANVPVHFKVTSNSVMNSFFIPRLGSQIYAMAGMQTQLHLIANEAGTYDGISASYSGPGFSGMKFKAIATPDRATFDQWVAKAKQSSNTMDSMAAFDKLAAPSEYNKVEYFSDVKPDLFKDVVNKFMSHGKSMDMSQPEGEHAAHEGMEGMDMSHAETAH; translated from the coding sequence ATGAGACTTAGGAAATACAATAAAAGTTTGGGATGGATGTCATTAATCGCAGGTACTGTATTACTCAGTGGTTGTGATTCTGCGCTCCTTGACCCAAAAGGACAGATTGGACTGGAGCAACGTTCTCTGATACTGACGGCCTTTGGCCTGATGATGATTGTCGTTATTCCCGCCGTCTTAATGGCAGTAGGATTTGCCTGGAAGTATCGTGCGAGTAATAAAGATGCGAAGTATAGCCCGAACTGGTCACACTCCAACAAAGTTGAAGCGGTGGTCTGGACGGTTCCTATTCTGATCATCCTGTTCCTGGCCGTTCTGACCTGGAAAACCACTCACGCACTCGAGCCAAGCAAACCGCTTGCTCACGAAGAGAAACCGATCGTCATCGAAGTCGTTTCGATGGACTGGAAATGGTTCTTCATCTATCCGGAACAGGGTATTGCTACCGTCAACGAAATCGCCTTCCCGGCGAACGTACCGGTACACTTCAAAGTGACCTCTAACTCCGTGATGAACTCGTTCTTTATCCCACGTTTAGGCAGCCAGATTTACGCAATGGCCGGGATGCAGACTCAGCTGCACCTCATCGCGAATGAAGCTGGCACTTATGACGGTATCTCCGCAAGCTATAGCGGCCCGGGCTTCTCTGGTATGAAGTTCAAAGCTATCGCCACGCCGGATCGTGCAACCTTCGATCAGTGGGTAGCGAAAGCGAAACAGTCGTCGAACACCATGGACTCCATGGCGGCTTTCGACAAACTGGCTGCGCCTAGCGAATACAACAAAGTGGAATACTTCTCTGACGTGAAACCGGATTTGTTTAAGGATGTTGTGAACAAATTTATGTCTCATGGCAAGAGCATGGATATGTCCCAACCTGAAGGCGAGCACGCAGCGCACGAAGGGATGGAAGGCATGGACATGAGCCACGCGGAAACCGCTCACTAA
- the cyoB gene encoding cytochrome o ubiquinol oxidase subunit I has product MFGKLTLDAVPYHEPIIVVTVAAIIIGGLALLAAITYFGKWSYLWNEWLTSVDHKKLGIMYVILAIVMLLRGFADAVMMRSQQVLASAGEAGFLPPHHYDQIFTAHGVIMIFFVAMPFVVGLMNLVVPLQLGARDVAFPFLNNLSFWFTVVGVILVNLSLGVGEFAQTGWLAYPPLSGIEYSPGVGVDYWIWALQLSGIGTTLTGINFFVTIIKMRAPGMTMFKMPVFCWASLCANILIIASFPILTVTIALLTLDRYLGTHFFTNDMGGNMMMYINLIWAWGHPEVYILVLPVFGVFSEIAATFSRKRLFGYTSLVWATVCITVLSFIVWLHHFFTMGAGANVNAFFGITTMIIAIPTGVKIFNWLFTMYQGRIVFNSAMMWTIGFIVTFSVGGMTGVLLAVPGADFVLHNSLFLIAHFHNVIIGGVVFGCFAGLTYWWPKAFGFTLNETWGKRAFWFWIIGFFVAFMPLYVLGFMGMTRRLSQQIDPQFHPMLVVAACGAALIACGILCQLIQFYVSIRDREQNRDLTGDPWGGRTLEWATSSPPPFYNFAIVPHVHERDAFWEMKEKGEAYKKPAGYEEIHMPKNSGAGIVIAAFATVFGFAMIWHIWWMAIASFVGILVTWIIKSFDEDVDYYVPVAEVEKLENQHFDEINKAGLKNGN; this is encoded by the coding sequence ATGTTCGGAAAACTTACACTGGATGCAGTGCCCTACCATGAACCCATTATTGTGGTTACGGTGGCTGCGATTATCATCGGGGGACTGGCGCTTCTGGCGGCAATCACTTACTTCGGTAAGTGGTCCTACCTTTGGAATGAATGGCTGACTTCGGTCGACCACAAAAAACTGGGTATCATGTACGTTATCTTAGCCATCGTGATGTTGCTACGTGGCTTTGCTGACGCCGTTATGATGCGTAGCCAGCAGGTACTGGCCTCGGCCGGGGAAGCTGGCTTCCTGCCGCCTCATCACTACGATCAGATCTTTACCGCCCACGGCGTTATCATGATCTTCTTCGTAGCGATGCCGTTTGTTGTCGGCCTGATGAACCTCGTGGTTCCTCTGCAGCTCGGCGCGCGCGACGTGGCCTTCCCGTTCCTCAACAACCTGAGCTTCTGGTTCACCGTTGTCGGCGTAATTCTGGTTAACCTCTCTCTGGGCGTCGGTGAATTCGCACAGACAGGTTGGCTGGCCTATCCGCCGCTGTCGGGAATCGAGTACAGTCCGGGCGTTGGGGTCGATTACTGGATCTGGGCTCTCCAGCTCTCCGGTATTGGTACGACGTTAACCGGTATTAACTTCTTTGTAACGATTATCAAGATGCGTGCCCCTGGCATGACCATGTTCAAGATGCCGGTATTTTGCTGGGCATCTCTGTGCGCCAACATCCTGATTATCGCCTCCTTCCCAATTCTGACCGTCACTATCGCGCTGCTGACCCTGGACCGCTACCTGGGCACCCATTTCTTTACCAACGATATGGGTGGCAACATGATGATGTACATCAACCTGATTTGGGCCTGGGGCCATCCGGAAGTGTATATCCTGGTTCTGCCGGTCTTCGGGGTGTTCTCCGAAATCGCGGCGACCTTCTCGCGTAAACGTCTGTTTGGCTACACCTCGCTGGTCTGGGCAACAGTCTGTATTACCGTTCTGTCGTTCATCGTTTGGCTGCACCACTTCTTCACTATGGGTGCCGGCGCGAACGTTAACGCCTTCTTCGGTATTACCACCATGATTATCGCCATCCCGACCGGGGTTAAGATTTTCAACTGGCTGTTCACCATGTACCAGGGCCGCATTGTCTTCAACTCAGCAATGATGTGGACTATCGGCTTCATCGTCACCTTCTCTGTCGGTGGTATGACCGGCGTACTGCTGGCGGTACCGGGCGCGGACTTCGTGCTGCACAACAGTCTGTTCCTGATTGCCCACTTCCATAACGTCATCATCGGCGGCGTGGTATTTGGTTGCTTCGCGGGTCTGACCTACTGGTGGCCGAAAGCCTTTGGCTTCACGCTGAACGAAACCTGGGGCAAACGCGCCTTCTGGTTCTGGATAATCGGCTTCTTCGTGGCGTTTATGCCGCTGTACGTACTGGGCTTTATGGGGATGACCCGTCGCCTGAGCCAGCAGATTGACCCGCAGTTCCATCCGATGCTGGTTGTTGCGGCCTGCGGCGCGGCGCTGATTGCCTGCGGTATCCTCTGCCAGCTGATTCAGTTCTACGTCTCTATCCGCGATCGCGAGCAGAACCGCGACCTGACCGGTGACCCGTGGGGCGGCCGTACGCTGGAGTGGGCAACCTCTTCTCCGCCGCCGTTCTACAACTTCGCCATCGTTCCTCACGTCCACGAGCGCGATGCGTTCTGGGAAATGAAAGAAAAAGGCGAAGCGTATAAGAAACCGGCTGGCTATGAAGAGATTCATATGCCGAAAAACAGCGGCGCGGGCATCGTTATTGCTGCTTTCGCAACGGTGTTTGGTTTCGCGATGATCTGGCACATCTGGTGGATGGCGATTGCAAGCTTCGTCGGTATCCTGGTGACCTGGATTATTAAGAGCTTTGACGAGGACGTGGATTACTACGTGCCGGTTGCAGAAGTCGAAAAACTGGAAAATCAGCATTTCGACGAGATTAACAAAGCAGGGCTGAAAAATGGCAACTGA
- a CDS encoding cytochrome o ubiquinol oxidase subunit III: MATDTLAHNAHAHEHGHHDTGPMKVFGFWIYLMSDCIIFATLFATYAVLVNGTAGGPSGKDIFELPFVLVETALLLFSSITYGMAAIAMYKNNKSQVVSWLALTFLFGAGFIAMELYEFHHLIVEGMGPDRSGFLSAFFALVGTHGLHVTSGLIWMAVLMVQVSRRGLTNTNRTRIMCLSLFWHFLDVVWICVFSVVYLMGAM; the protein is encoded by the coding sequence ATGGCAACTGATACTCTTGCGCATAACGCCCACGCGCACGAACACGGGCACCACGATACAGGGCCGATGAAGGTATTCGGCTTCTGGATCTACCTGATGAGCGACTGCATTATCTTCGCTACCCTGTTTGCGACCTATGCCGTTCTGGTGAACGGCACGGCTGGCGGACCGAGCGGTAAAGATATTTTCGAACTGCCGTTCGTTCTGGTTGAAACCGCGCTGCTGCTGTTCAGCTCCATCACCTACGGCATGGCGGCTATCGCCATGTACAAAAACAACAAAAGCCAGGTGGTTTCCTGGCTGGCGCTGACCTTCCTCTTCGGGGCAGGGTTCATCGCGATGGAACTGTATGAATTCCATCACCTGATTGTTGAAGGTATGGGCCCGGATCGCAGCGGCTTCCTGTCAGCGTTCTTCGCGCTGGTCGGTACCCACGGTCTGCACGTCACCTCTGGTCTTATCTGGATGGCGGTGCTGATGGTTCAGGTTTCACGTCGCGGTCTGACCAACACTAACCGTACCCGTATCATGTGCCTGAGCCTGTTCTGGCACTTCCTGGACGTAGTGTGGATCTGCGTGTTCTCGGTTGTCTATCTGATGGGGGCAATGTAA
- a CDS encoding cytochrome o ubiquinol oxidase subunit IV, with the protein MSHSGDHHGASHGSVKSYMTGFILSIILTAIPFAMVMSGSASHAAILGTILVTAVVQIVVHLVYFLHMNSKSDEGWNLTAFIFTVIIIAIVVVGSIWIMWNLNYNMMMH; encoded by the coding sequence ATGAGTCATTCTGGCGATCATCACGGCGCTTCTCACGGCAGCGTAAAGAGCTACATGACAGGGTTCATCCTGTCGATCATTCTGACGGCGATTCCGTTTGCTATGGTTATGAGTGGCTCCGCATCGCATGCGGCTATTCTGGGAACTATCCTCGTCACTGCTGTTGTGCAGATTGTGGTACACCTGGTGTACTTCCTGCACATGAACAGCAAGTCTGACGAAGGTTGGAACCTGACCGCGTTTATCTTCACCGTAATCATCATTGCTATCGTTGTTGTGGGCTCCATCTGGATTATGTGGAACCTGAACTACAACATGATGATGCACTAA
- the cyoE gene encoding heme o synthase — protein sequence MFKQYLQVTKPGIIFGNLISVIGGFLLASKGHIDYPLFAWTLLGVSLVVASGCVFNNYIDRDIDRKMERTKNRVLVKGLISPQVSLVYATLLGIAGFMLLWFGANPLACWLGVMGFVVYVGVYSLYMKRHSVYGTLIGSLSGAAPPVIGYCAVTGHFDSGAAILLAIFSLWQMPHSYAIAIFRFKDYQAANIPVLPVVKGISVAKNHITLYIVAFAVATLMLSLGGYAGYKYLVVAAAVSVWWLGMALRGYKVADDKVWARKLFVFSIVAITALSVMMSVDFMVPDSHNLLAYVR from the coding sequence ATGTTTAAGCAATACCTGCAAGTAACGAAACCTGGCATCATTTTTGGCAACCTGATCTCCGTGATCGGCGGTTTCCTGTTGGCCTCCAAAGGTCACATCGACTATCCGCTGTTTGCATGGACACTCCTTGGGGTGTCCCTGGTGGTCGCCTCGGGTTGTGTATTCAACAACTACATCGACCGCGACATCGATCGTAAGATGGAACGGACGAAAAACCGGGTGCTGGTCAAAGGGCTGATCTCGCCACAAGTTTCGCTGGTATACGCCACCTTGCTGGGTATTGCTGGCTTCATGCTCCTGTGGTTCGGCGCGAATCCCCTGGCCTGCTGGCTGGGGGTCATGGGGTTCGTGGTTTATGTCGGGGTCTACAGCCTGTACATGAAACGCCACTCCGTCTACGGTACGCTGATTGGTTCTCTCTCCGGCGCGGCGCCGCCGGTGATTGGCTACTGCGCGGTAACCGGTCATTTCGATAGCGGCGCGGCGATTTTGCTGGCTATCTTCAGCCTGTGGCAGATGCCTCACTCCTACGCCATCGCGATTTTCCGCTTTAAGGATTATCAGGCGGCGAACATTCCGGTGCTGCCGGTGGTGAAAGGCATTTCCGTGGCGAAGAACCACATTACGCTGTACATCGTGGCTTTTGCTGTCGCCACGCTGATGCTCTCTCTGGGCGGTTACGCCGGGTATAAATATCTGGTCGTGGCGGCCGCGGTGAGCGTCTGGTGGCTGGGGATGGCGCTGCGCGGTTACAAAGTGGCGGATGATAAAGTCTGGGCGCGTAAGCTGTTCGTCTTTTCTATCGTCGCCATTACCGCGCTGTCGGTCATGATGTCCGTCGACTTTATGGTGCCCGATTCACACAATCTGCTGGCCTACGTCAGATAA
- a CDS encoding IclR family transcriptional regulator domain-containing protein, whose amino-acid sequence MQNTIHPRDLIVGLQKGLALIQLFSKEFPRLTVPQAAKMSGLTQSAARRFLLTLLHERYVQTDGRAYWLTPKALRLGQAYVDSAQFPRMVRPIVEYIASRTEEHASVGVVDEDELVYIARSKHTPFNSTSVRLGERVPIFCTAGGRLWLASLPEEECERILRRIKREQRTPYTVTDVAMLMEKIAVVRRQGFAAIEQEFEIGMLVLAVPLSDREGLYWGALSLTSHQSRTSLDALCRDHLDLLYSAQAMLVG is encoded by the coding sequence ATGCAAAACACAATACATCCGCGCGATTTGATAGTCGGTCTGCAAAAAGGACTGGCCTTGATTCAGCTTTTCTCCAAAGAGTTTCCCCGTCTCACCGTGCCTCAGGCGGCGAAAATGAGCGGCCTGACGCAGAGCGCCGCACGACGTTTTCTGCTGACGCTGCTGCACGAGCGCTATGTGCAGACCGACGGTCGCGCTTACTGGCTGACGCCAAAAGCGCTGCGCCTCGGTCAGGCGTATGTCGATTCGGCACAGTTTCCGCGTATGGTCCGTCCCATCGTTGAGTACATTGCCAGCCGCACCGAAGAACATGCGTCGGTGGGGGTGGTTGATGAAGATGAACTGGTGTATATCGCGCGCAGCAAACATACGCCGTTTAACTCGACCTCGGTGCGGTTAGGGGAGCGGGTGCCGATATTTTGCACCGCCGGCGGGCGACTCTGGCTGGCCTCGCTGCCGGAAGAGGAGTGCGAGAGGATTCTGCGGCGTATTAAGCGTGAACAGCGCACGCCGTATACGGTGACGGACGTGGCGATGCTGATGGAGAAAATTGCTGTGGTGCGGCGCCAGGGGTTTGCCGCTATCGAGCAGGAGTTTGAAATTGGGATGCTGGTTCTGGCGGTGCCTTTATCCGACAGGGAAGGGCTGTACTGGGGGGCGCTGAGCCTGACTTCTCACCAGTCGCGGACTTCGCTGGATGCGTTGTGTCGCGACCATCTGGATCTGCTCTATAGCGCGCAGGCGATGCTGGTGGGATAA
- a CDS encoding shikimate dehydrogenase family protein, with translation MVSGFTQVVAVIGHPITQVKSPENFNRYFADQQMDSVMIPVDIAPEAVADYLLALRGWLNMSGVLVTVPHKQRAAALVDELTPRARHLNAVNVIRKLADGRLQGDMLDGVGFSLAAAAHGFQAEGKTALLSGCGGVGSAIAWGLCEAGIRQLALHDQNPATLQLLHNRLATHFPQVHLTTLPDTLSGLDLLVNGSPAGMANFDPLPLPQALLESLSPTTHVADVVTAPAITPLLAFAQARGCVVQTGPEMALAQMKLMGQFIGAIPREQGAAA, from the coding sequence ATGGTCAGTGGATTCACGCAGGTGGTTGCCGTTATCGGCCATCCGATTACTCAGGTTAAATCCCCGGAGAACTTCAACCGCTACTTTGCCGACCAGCAGATGGACAGCGTCATGATCCCGGTCGATATCGCCCCGGAAGCGGTGGCGGATTATTTGCTGGCGTTACGTGGATGGCTGAACATGAGCGGCGTACTGGTCACCGTGCCGCACAAACAGCGCGCCGCCGCGCTGGTTGATGAGCTAACGCCGCGCGCCCGTCATCTCAACGCGGTGAATGTCATTCGCAAACTGGCGGATGGCCGCCTGCAGGGCGATATGCTGGATGGCGTCGGCTTCTCGCTTGCCGCGGCGGCCCACGGTTTTCAGGCTGAAGGGAAGACCGCGCTGCTCTCCGGCTGCGGCGGCGTCGGCAGCGCCATCGCCTGGGGACTGTGTGAAGCCGGGATTCGCCAGCTGGCGCTACACGACCAGAATCCGGCCACGTTACAGCTGCTGCATAACCGCCTCGCCACCCATTTCCCCCAGGTCCATCTCACTACGCTGCCCGACACCCTGAGCGGCCTTGATCTGCTGGTGAACGGCTCCCCGGCCGGGATGGCAAACTTCGATCCGCTGCCGCTGCCGCAGGCTTTACTGGAGAGTCTGAGTCCGACAACCCACGTCGCGGACGTCGTGACCGCACCGGCGATCACGCCGCTGCTGGCTTTCGCCCAGGCGCGCGGCTGCGTAGTACAAACCGGCCCCGAAATGGCGCTGGCGCAGATGAAACTCATGGGGCAGTTCATCGGAGCCATCCCGCGGGAACAAGGAGCCGCGGCATGA
- a CDS encoding NIPSNAP family protein: MIYEKRTYTLNPLKMADWLALYKSDAYAVQTEHLGKLIGFFFTEIGVVNQVVHIWAYESLDDRLVRRARMAQDERWLTFSRKNRELAAVERLESVLLRPADFSPLQ; encoded by the coding sequence ATGATCTATGAAAAACGCACCTACACCCTCAATCCGCTGAAAATGGCCGACTGGCTGGCGCTGTACAAAAGCGATGCTTACGCCGTCCAGACCGAGCACCTCGGCAAGCTGATCGGCTTTTTCTTCACCGAAATCGGCGTGGTCAATCAGGTCGTGCATATCTGGGCTTACGAGAGCCTCGACGATCGCCTGGTACGCCGGGCGCGCATGGCGCAGGACGAACGCTGGCTGACCTTCTCGCGTAAAAACCGCGAGCTGGCGGCCGTTGAGCGGCTGGAGTCGGTCCTGCTGCGTCCTGCTGATTTTTCACCGCTGCAATAA